A region of the Colias croceus chromosome 28, ilColCroc2.1 genome:
TAATGTGTAGCTTCTAGAGAATGTGTAAATGTTTCTATGTTAGGTTTTGCTTTTAATTCACCTCTAATATGTTCTGTTACAGGGCTATCTGattcaaattcaataaattttggAACTAATTCGACAGTGGTTATCTTAGTTTTGTCATTACAATTTTTGGCTTCAGgttttttattctttctttTTGACTTTTTCTTACGCTTCTTGGTAGTGTGCGTTTGACTGTTAGTATCAACACTAGATTGTGAAAACTGTGGCATTTGGAACATTTGCTCAAAATTGTATGGTAAATTTGCAGTTGAAAAATCGAAGGAGTCAAAATGTTGATTTGGTGCAAATGAGTTTATGTAAGACATCCattgtttcataaaattatcttgtGTTTTTGAAGACTTCTTCTTTGGCTGACTATTATGAACGTTTTGGGCGGATTTGCGAATATTTCGGTTATCTACTTCAACGCCATCTTTGCTAATATCAAATGCATTTTGAGGTAAATTGGTGTTACTTTTTATGTCTTCTACTTTATCCTTCTTTAAAGGTGATCTTTGCAACTGAACTTCAGCATTTACTTGTCTTTCTTGTTTTACGttttgttcatttttatttatttcatgaaCGCTTTCTTCTCTACATCGGTTTCTAATTTCATTctcttttttagatattatattttcattcccttcaacttttgtttttgtgaGATCATCttgtcttttcatattatttctttgtatATGTACCACTTCTTCGTCATTAAGAatcatatctttattattcaaattcttTCGTGTTTTCTCGGATTTTTGTGGTGTTGATTCCTTGTATTCTAGATTTTCAGTtccctttttatttttgttacttcTGTTATTACTTACGCGTACTTTGACATCTTTAGGCTTTGTGCTTTTTTGTTTAGTATTTGGTGAACTTGtatctttgtttttattatttagatttctctGTATTGGTTCATAAATATTTGCTGGCACTTTGGTAACACTACCGACActtgaaattgtatttttattgcgtCGCACATCTTTTTGAATGGattcgttatttttaatataatcagTAGGTACTATGAAGTAATTGTTAACTACGTTTGGTGTTCCTTTTGGGCGAATTTGGTCGGATATTTCTATACCATTTTGATTGTAAATCTTAGTACTGGGATCTATAAATGCTTGTATGGCGGGATTTGAGAGTAAtctattgaaatatatttcttgCAATTGATTTGCGATGGGTGTAGGTTGATAGTTTGCTACAGGATTTTGAACTGTATACTGTTGGCTGTAGGGTGAAGGTTGCGTGACGTATGGCTGGCTTCCATAAATGTTTCCATAACTTTGAGCCCTGTACGGACATGTTGAAACTAGTTGATATTGATTTTGTGATTTTACCTGAAAATAGCaatagtttatattaaaagatgaaactttaataattttatttcctcgatacaatattattatcatataaaatataaatataactctGTACCCCAATCGATCAAAATAATTGCTTTAATTGTGGGTCCAGCGGCTTTGGTTGCATTAAAGGTAAAGTCCTGTACTTATAACATTTTGCtcaactttatttataaatttataaatattctacatatattatgatatctatatatactaatattataaagcttgtttgtttgtttcaacgcgctaatctcaggcactacgggtccgatttgaaattctttgtcactgttagatagtccatttatccaggaaggctataggctatataatatcatcacgctaacacCAATAGAAGCGGatcaatgcgggtaaaaccgcgggacacAGCTAGTTACTTGTACATGAAATAACTagtatataaacaaaacttaCCAATACTACACAAGTACATAAACAGTaccacaatattttatacataattctACATtatctataacttttttttaaaacatttacatacaaaatcgTTATTATGAGTACGTGTTGTATGTTATATTGGTTCTATATAACAAGatatattttagataaatCTTATGTGGTTGTGATAAGCCACGAATTAATatcattattgtattgttacaTAATGAGGAAGATGTGTTATGTAATCAGttacaaattgttatttaaatctaGACACTAGCTGTCAAAAGAGTATCTGGTGACCACTATGAAACATTTCACCAGAAGTTTGAGAGGAGATACGGAAAACCTAActgaaaatatagtaaaataagGATAATAAGTTGACAGCAAAGCTTGCTGATTTTACTTGATGGATTCGTCGCGAAActccttataaaatattaaaagaaaagaaaactactaattgaaacaatgtaaattatgtgtaattatattatcttatagtttttaatagttttcttgacattatatttgtaatatttaaacctaattatcaaaataacgATGTATTCTTAGAACAAAAAAAGGGGtttctttcaaattaaacCACAAAAAATCTAGACGtgatacaaattttttaaatcttaatttcCGTTCAGAAGTATCACttctacatacataatattataataaatctgtagaagggtcaattctgtacattgaaaatattgaaaaaataaatagcagggagtgttactggatcgataccaaacccaaatatgtgattaaaaaaatttttgtctgtctgtctgtctgtctgtctgtctgtctgtctgtctgtatgtgaagacatcacgtgaaaactaccggttcgatttcgatgaaacttggtataattataccttattatcctgggcgtaaaataggatactttttatcctggaaaaatacgcagaaaaaaattaatcttaatttttcagttatccatagacgttgttctgtagaaccgcgaacacacgttgcgtattattataggcttagatgtatttgggtccaatagatatttataagatgtcattgtacgagttactcaaaatggagaaataaaccatccacgcaaagaccgacatccgcgcggacggagtcgcgggcggaagctagtctataataatcTTGTGCAAAAATAAGAAGGAGcgcgaaaaaaaatttttttgcagacCAGtgttattaagctattgcatagcttctaccgcgggccttgagcgcggggaccgaatcgagaaattccgtaacggaaaaacctcacgctccccactccgacggtcacggaggtgtggctagaaggcatagcatgcaatagctttaccgcggcagtccccgagtgccacacgtcgttttttaattgtttttttctattattaaaagcCGAGATATTATACCGTTTATAAATAGATAGGTACTGTTCATTCAATGGACCGCAATTGTTTAATCAGTATCACTACCTATACCTAGACGAAAAACAACAGGTAATATTATCAATAGGTACTTGGAATATAGTTCTGTTTGGACATAGGAATCGTGTCCCTTCAGTGGGATCTAAAAATGgctgaaaaaaaataacatgaaaAGGTAATAAGTACATTACGTATTAacgttttcatattttacaaaacacaTCAAGTTTTGATTAcgagtaaataatatacaagttAGTAAAATCAAAATTGGTCACTGGGTTAAGGTTAAACGAAATTACTCagcataataattaggtacttattcgTATTTCAATTACTTACGTTAAtctatactttatattattatataaagctgaagagtttgtttgtttgtttgaacgcgctaatctcgggacctactggtccgatttgaaaaattattttggtgttatcgaccatttatcgaggaaggctataggctatagatattataggtacctatatcatctcgctcagaccaacaggagcgaagcactgcgggtaaaaccgcggagcacagctagtacctACATAGATATTCATTTATTAGGAACATTTCATTCCTAAATTACTAATTTTCAATCCTTTGACTACGcgagcgaagctgcgggcttgtatactatttaatttcaaacatgTACGTGATTAtagaaattaatgtttatttttatttcgtatataaaccattgagataatattactacgtatggaggagacaccatgaacaaaatccgttgtgtagttttaaagatctgaacatacatacatacaaacgcGGGAAGCTACTTtgctttatactatgtagtgatcaTACAGATTTTAATCATATTCGTGATACAGATTCGATATATTAATCTAGTGAAAAGCACCTATCTATGTTCGAAAACGATCATAGATGAGATTGATTTTCAGTTCAGTGATTTGATAAAACTCGACTCTACAAATagaataactatttattttctactagctttccacccgcagcttcgcccgcgcagtcaaagaaaaacccgcatagttcccgttcccgagggattaccgggataaaacctatcctatttctcggggtaaaaagtagcctatatcctttctcgggtatcataatatctctataccaaatttcatgcaaattggttcagtagttgaggcgtgattgagtaacagacagacagacagagttactttcgcatttataatattagtatggattatttatGGCTGTATCATTGTACAATTCAATAGGCTGTTAGATACTCTAGGCTCgaactgaaaaatatttttgctgtATATATTCAacgaacatatttttttaaattatgattcGATCAACAGGAGCGCAACTTCAttggaaaatgaaaataatgcgGGAAAACCTATTGGTCCGGGAGCCAGAAGCATATTTTATGACCAAGTTCCTCTCAAgcggtaattagtaaaatgcatcaaaatATAGTCTTatgaagcctcgtgaacgtcagctggagctcggttgggggggtgagcggttgtagcctcccacgcacgtaagaaaaaaaagtatattcagtcatttcctctcagctaaaaatttgtcaaattgtagctaacccaatatctcaacgaaaaataataatcagctggttacagcatggtgtattatgcgtcagctggtgtctcgaatataatgagacattaacaaaatcatcgagatacgtggaattccatcaacataagtccccgtaaaatataagtaataactttattaattatatattatactattatttttttaataattattaatagttaactaatgtttttagtgggttatttcatatttgttacacttttaggtagttatgtgaatttgatgatattatgatagttatttttaaatgcagtttataatatttgtaaaaacatgtttaccgatgtgGCTGAATGTACGTAGTGTAATCATGTGCACAACTAACCACCTCCAAGTACCTTATTActgtctatattatgctagcgtgtgaagcttgaatttttaaaaataacgataataattaaagatacgtcatttcatctcagatgaaaatttgtgagctgattgttaatatactgatgcgataaataaaaaaaatcagctagcaataattcgaggaaaacctagtaagttgatgcatataaattggcaatagATGCTTCTGTCCTCTGTCTAACtcctatgtaataactttcaaagtatcagctgacggtttttccacccagatacagccagctgacctatatatatatccacagttacatataagctatcatcaggtaaattttagtttgagaggaaatcacggaaaataattttatttttttcatgttcgagtcaccagctgacgtataatacaccatgttgtaacaagctgattattttttttcgttgag
Encoded here:
- the LOC123704188 gene encoding GATA zinc finger domain-containing protein 14-like; translated protein: MYKILWYCLCTCVVLVKSQNQYQLVSTCPYRAQSYGNIYGSQPYVTQPSPYSQQYTVQNPVANYQPTPIANQLQEIYFNRLLSNPAIQAFIDPSTKIYNQNGIEISDQIRPKGTPNVVNNYFIVPTDYIKNNESIQKDVRRNKNTISSVGSVTKVPANIYEPIQRNLNNKNKDTSSPNTKQKSTKPKDVKVRVSNNRSNKNKKGTENLEYKESTPQKSEKTRKNLNNKDMILNDEEVVHIQRNNMKRQDDLTKTKVEGNENIISKKENEIRNRCREESVHEINKNEQNVKQERQVNAEVQLQRSPLKKDKVEDIKSNTNLPQNAFDISKDGVEVDNRNIRKSAQNVHNSQPKKKSSKTQDNFMKQWMSYINSFAPNQHFDSFDFSTANLPYNFEQMFQMPQFSQSSVDTNSQTHTTKKRKKKSKRKNKKPEAKNCNDKTKITTVELVPKFIEFESDSPVTEHIRGELKAKPNIETFTHSLEATHYLPDVSTEESLPIMYDIIDYYPDFTKDKIYASDEEDLYLFHNRHFYNMDDEKELNRERRRYEKTHDDNTIKHPDNRVRVNDIHSSDKDSKKAHLKPVFEDIKFQTPPALLEPGFETKRVNIRENNNEYHTYYNHENNKPTQKPIENQRKDVETVYARSKVVKYGQQGEVEAKVKVVSENDFKHDGGHRQHARDSDATVVFARSWT